The region tccccgcccccccccccccactcctgaAATACCACTTTCTCTGTGATGCCTGGACACCTGCTGCTGAGGATTCTACCTGCTCTAGCAAGCCCATTTTTGAGGTCCATGCTGAGGCCCCAAGAGGCAAAGGGAATTGCCCAAAGCCACCAGCAGGGCCCTCCCGTCACCACAGACCACAAAGCCTCTTTGTGACTCCAAGTTGTGCGTTCACCAAAAAGTACACAAGATAGAACTGGACGGGAAGAGAAAAGTCGGGCCCAACCCTGTATCCCCATCCCATCTAAGATGTTGAGATATATATTTGTTGAGAACCCTTGATGCTGAGTTCAGAATGTGCTCCACCTCCTTCTAAAAACTCATCAAgcctccactccccctcccttcctggaaGTTATTGTGGTCACAGAATGGAAATTTCTCTGTCATCCAGTTCAAACCGATTCTGTGTGGACAGCCAAAAAAGGCCCAAGTGTCTTCTTTGACACAAGAATGACCGAAGGCAAATCTACTCCTGCACTTGTTTTCTGTAGAATGTCTTAAGAGCCTTACTTCATAGAATTGTCACCATAGAATTAAGTAAATGAAGGCAGGTAAAGGCCCTAATAGGACCTGGTACACATTAAGTGCTCAACCATGAGTTGCCATTTCACCCAGACACACAATACCAAAACTAAACCAACGGTTCCTTTACCCCAGACTGGGGGGGCGGGCACCAAGCAGGGTTCTTAGCCACAGAACATGGACCACACACCACTTCCAACCGAAACAGTCTTAGGATCCCTTTCCCCGAGACCCATTCAAAACCAAGGAAATCCTTTGACCAAAGCAGATGCTCTAGaaaccttttttcttaaaaaataaaaataaaaataaaaaaataaaaaaccctttCATAATAAAGTTTATTACCTAAACTggttgtaaaaaatataaaataggattCTGCAcagcagaaaaataaagccagagaccctccccaacccctggtTTGTGCAAAGATATTGGGTATATGTAAACATGAAGAGGTAGGAGGTAAAAGTTCAGGTCCTGGCCCCAGATACAGTTAAGTTAAGCTGCTACTACAACCAGGGGGACCCAGAGGGAGCACCAGGAGGGGGCACGCCCCCAAGAGTTGGGGAGGGGTCAGCGGCCTCGTCTCCAGCTGAAGAGGGGGAGGGGcctagcccccaccccccaccccagaccccagcTCCCTTCAACCCAGGCGGGGAGGGCACCCACGTGGTTCCAGggaaataataattaaacataATAACAAGGAGCCCCAGTTAATGCTGCCTTTGCGGCCGGTCAGATCTGGAAGGGGAAGGAGCTCAAGTAGTCGCGGAGGACGGGGTTGAGGGGGATGCGGGCCAGGTTCTCGCGGCCCACAGTGGCCACGATGCGCTGGCGACACAGCTCCTGCAGCGGCCTGACGCGGCGCTGGCGAAGAGGGGCCCCCAACATGCGGCGCGGCGCCGCCACGTAGTGCTCGAGCAGCTCGAAGAGGCAATCGAAGCTCTCGCGGCTGCCGTCCAGATGGAAGCGGCCAGCCTGGAAGTGCACGCGTATGCTTGTGGGGCCCGAGGCCATCTTCACGCTGAGGGCGAAGAAGCAGTTCCGCTGGCGGCTGTCGCGTACCAAGAAGGTGCCCACGGGCTCTGTGCGAAGCCGCTCGTGCGCCCCGTGCACGCTCAAGGGTCCCCAATAGAAGCCGCAGGCGTCGAGGAGTGCACTGGCACGGGTGATGCGCCGGTACTCGGCGTGTGAGCGGAACGTGCGGAAGTGCGTGTCACCTGGGGCCGGAGCTGGGACAGCCGGGCAGGGCCGCGGGCGCACAGGGGCCACAGgcgaggaggaggaagaggaaggctcTGGCCGCCGTCGGGGCTCTGCTGCCGTGGAGATTGCATTGTCGGCTGCCACCTGGTTGTGTGCTACCATCCTACACGAGGggccagcaggaggggtgggCCATAGCGTCCGGGGGTGCGCTGATAGGGGAGACAGAGGCAGTGAGTGGAGAGTTTGGGTGGGCACAGGTGAGGGACCGCGAGGCAGCTGGGAGTGTGTGGAGTTTCACGCTGAGCCGCCGACACTAAAGGGCCAAGGGCATAGGACCAATTACATGCGGCCCCTTAGAGCCTTAGTGGGCTAGAAAATACACTTCCCGGTACACAGAGCACTTCCAGGCGGTGGGGACTTGGTGGGGGCAGGGTCCAGCCGGCTCAGAGTTTGGATAAGCGAAGGGGGGCGTGGAGAGAGCTGCCAGGGAGAAGCCTGCCTGGACTATGGGGTTGGCCCTCGGCTCGCCGCCTGCTGGCCAGGCGGGGGATTGGCACCTCTTCTGAGCCATCTGGGCAAAGGCTGGAGAAAAGCTGTGCTGCGGGAACCCCACGCGCGGGGGGCTGCCAGGGCGGAGCCGGCGGGGGCCAGGAGCGTGGTGGCCCTGAGGCCAGTCTGGCATTCAGCtgtcctttacttttagtttacCCCTCTCCCTCCCGCTTCCTTGCCCAGTGCCCAGCTCACCTGGCGGCAGGGCGAGGGGCGCCGCGGGAGGGGCGGCAGGGGTCTCCGGGGCGGCTCTCACGCATGCTCTGGGGCCGGGAGCCGTGCAGCTGCCACGGCCGCAGCTCGCTCTGCTGGGAGCCCGCCCCTGCACCAGCCTTTTAAGTCGGCTTGGGGGGCGGGGCCCATCTACAGGAGGCCCCGCCCCTTACAGGCTCCACCCCCCTGCAGGCTCTCTTCTTCCGCGCCACTTTCGGTTTCTTTTTCAGCGTTGGAAGCCACACCAGCTCGACCTTTTGCATACACTGGAGACTCTCCCGTGGgaggccccctgccctggcttaACATCGCACCTGTCCTAGGAACCCTCCATCAAGGTCTCTGGCCCCGCCCCTTCTCAGATGCCCTCTTTGGACTTGGTGGTGCCCCTGTTTCGCTCCCCTGCCTGTGGTCGCAGATTTCTGCAGCCTAGCCCTTTGTGATGCTCTGGACTAGCCCTGACACGCCTCTCCCCGCCAGGTGTCTCAGCACCCAACCCGGCAGATCACTGCCTTCTACTCTGCTCGAACCAGACCCCTCCACCCGACCTGGGGTCTGGCCTGAAGACCCCAGCCTCTGACTCCTCGGGACTACAGCTATTGCCCTTACCCCGTAGTCCATgagcctggggcgggggggtccgcccccgcccccgcccccacactcCTCCCGGCCCACCGCTGTCCCTGGTCTTGGCTTGGGCTTCCCAGGAAATCGTGGCCTGACCACAAGGCTTCGGAGGAACCCTTTGGTGGCGCAGAAAGGGCACCTCCACTGCGGGTCGAGTTCCTCAGAAACCGGGCGGGGCCCGGCAAGGTCCTAGGAGGACTTGGCTCGTCTTCCTCTGGCAGAAAaagtgaggctcagggaggggctcTGATCTGCAGTGACTAGCAGATGGGAAGCTCTGGAGGAGGCTCACCATCCTCCTTTTATTTTGGTGAGAGAGTAGCTGTGCACCTCCAAGTGCACTTCGGAGCCCAATGAAAAACTTTCATGTGATGACTCTTAAAACCTGTTTTATCCTGGCTAGCCCTCCTCTTCCCCAACTTCTTCCTTGTAGATTCCCCTCCCACTCTCAGTCAAGCATCTGCTTCCACTTGGCACTCACACCTTGGGCATGGGGCGAGGTGGGGATGGTGGTGTGGGCTATACTTTGTACATTTATGTGTGATCCAGTGTTCCTGTCTGTGGTAGAAAAGGGTGGAATAGGTACCTGACTAGAACATGTATTtctgaagggaaggaagagcGAATAAGGGTTGAGGCTGGTGGGTGGGTAGTCTCAGAGTCTGGAGGGGGTTACACAGAACACTGGACTGGCTGAGGACCGGGTGGCTGGCCTCACGCTGGCACACACTGCCCTCTACAGGCAGCTCTCAAGCAGCCTAGCCAGCTCCTCTCCTTGAAGCCCTGATGCCTGGTTTTCCTGCCTGCCTCCTTGCCTGGTGTTTCCCACCTCGTGTTTCCCCTTGCACACAAGAGGTGGCCCAGAATCAATCTTGTTTAGGACTCCACTGGCTCCCCGAGTTGTGTGTGACAGCGGCTAGTGTTGGTCATTGATGTGGTGGTCCTGggttgtgtgtgcgtgcatgtgcacGTACTTGTGTGCAGAGGGTGACAAAGATGCAGAGCCATGCATGTGCCAGGGATCAGGTGCTGTGGTCATTCCAGAGCTGGACCATGGGTCCAAACTACCTGGGTTCTAATTCTACCTCTTTGACTTTCTGGCCTTGTGCCCTTGAGCATGTAATTAACCCCTCTGCCTttgtttcttcacctgtgaaacATAATAATAGTACCTCCCTCGTAGGGGTGGGGATTAAATCGGTGATCATGGGTTGGTCAAGTGCTTAGAATAGTCCCTGGCTTATAATAAGCATTCATTaagtgtttgtttttgctgttgttcaccCGAGGGTGCCTGTGGGCATGGCAGCATATTGGAGCCCGCAGACACATGGCTTCATTCTTTATGCCCAGATTAGAAGTCCTAGCCCAGGGAGCACAGATTAGAAGAGGCATAGGCAGAGTAGGAGAAGAGTTTCACCGGGGAAGCCAGGCTCCTAGATGTTGGCCACGGAGAGGGGTAGCACCTCCTTTTCTTCTCGCTTGAGCCAGGGCAGGTAGTCCAGGCCCAGAGAAAGTGGCCAGGCTGGTCTGGCTCCTGCATGACTTGTCTTCCTGCCAACATGTCTCCTTGACAGgcctctgggcagagggagagctaTAAATGGCTGATGACCCACATGCCCTCAGCCCCCACGGACAGTCTCCTTGGCTACTTGGGAGAGCCACCCATTTTCTGTTGGGACTGgggcctcctctttcttctcccatctTGCTGATATCCTTCCACCCATCCCTGTGGAGCcccttccttcatttcatttactgaTACCTGTATTGGCCTAAGCTGACTGTGATAAATGCTTTAAATTCCTTAGACCATTGGATTGGCATACAACATCCCAAcctgcccattttacagatagagaaactgaggctgaggggaGTCACTTGCCCAGGGGTACTCAGCTTAGAAGGGGCAGAGCTTAGAAGGGAGATTAATACACAGGATATTGGACCCCAGAGCTTTTGTCTTTGCCCACCGCATTGTAAACTCCTTCCCCCGACCTAGTGTTCTCAAATCCTGGTCTGTCTTCTGGAAAAATAGTAGATGCCACAGAAATAAATCAGCGATTCATTTGGATCCTGAGCCGGCCTGGGAAAGAGTGGGTGCAGGTCTGCCAGCTTCCCTCTTATTTATGAGCTTGGTGAGCACCAGGTCTTGGCATCCAGGCCTCTGTCTCGCCCTTTGTGGCTTTGGGCCCtactgaatctcagtttccttgcctgCACAATGGGACTAGCCCCGTCCTCCGACCTGGCCAGATCCTGGTTGTGAAAGCGTGGTGAGTCAGGCCCCAGTTGTTCAACCCACGTGGGTTCTCTTCAGTGCCAACGTTGACGGTTACTAtagctttgttttcattttctgaagcCCTGAGTGCAAAATGAAACCAAATCTAGATgccaaaagggaaaaagaaatatgcGATTGCCAAGCATCTGCCTCCTGGCCGTTCTCCCTGGAGGACTGGTGCTAGGCTCAAATGAAGCTAGGCAGCATGGCAGCCCTGAGGGGCTCGGAGTCTACAGCAAGGCGGGGCTGCATGTGGACTCCAGGCCTATTGCTTCCCAgatgtgtgatcttgagcaagcaGCTCTCCTCTTTGGGCCTCATTTgacccatctgcaaaatgagttttgaaaaaaaaaaaagtgttatggAAGTATCATACCTCATAGAGCAGTAATGCATGCAAAGCCTGAAGCAAAGTGCCAAGCACAGAAAAGGTGCTCAGCACAAGTGACTGCTTGTCACAGGGTCAGCCCTGTGTCCACAGCTTGTTCGGCCACAGCCAGACATGTGGAATGGTTCTCCTCCCCAACTTGGCAGGCCCTGGCAAACCAGAAATAAGGGGCCCAGCCCTCGGAACTCAATTTTGTAGGGTTTTCCCACCCCCCAACTTTGGCAAAGTCCTGCTGGGAAAAGCAGCACCTGGTTAGGATGTGTCATCCTGAAACTGCTCTCTTACCCAGTTCTCCTCAGCACTCCTAACTCTTGGGGCAGCCAGAGTTCCCATGGGAGTCTGTACCTCTGGGGAGTCCCAAATTGTGGGGTAGAGAGC is a window of Desmodus rotundus isolate HL8 chromosome 1, HLdesRot8A.1, whole genome shotgun sequence DNA encoding:
- the SOCS1 gene encoding suppressor of cytokine signaling 1 gives rise to the protein MVAHNQVAADNAISTAAEPRRRPEPSSSSSSPVAPVRPRPCPAVPAPAPGDTHFRTFRSHAEYRRITRASALLDACGFYWGPLSVHGAHERLRTEPVGTFLVRDSRQRNCFFALSVKMASGPTSIRVHFQAGRFHLDGSRESFDCLFELLEHYVAAPRRMLGAPLRQRRVRPLQELCRQRIVATVGRENLARIPLNPVLRDYLSSFPFQI